In the Synechococcales cyanobacterium T60_A2020_003 genome, CTACGACCAGGCGATCGCCCTAGATCCTGATGTTCCTGAAGCCCAGTGGGGACGCTGCTACAGCCTCAATAAGTTAGAGCGTTTTTCTGAAGCAGTTGAAGCCTGCGATGCCGCGATCGCCCTTCAGCCAAACTATGCCGACGCCTTGTGGAGTAAGGGGTATGCCCTGGAGCAGCAGCAGCAACCCCAGGCAGCGTTGGATCTGTATGATCAGGCGATCGCCCTTGACCAGTCCCATGCCGAAGCCTGGAATAACCGAGGGACAGCCTTGTTCCAGTTGGGACAGATTGAGGATGCCTACACTGCCTTTGACCGTGCCGTTCAAATCAACGCCGACTTTTCGGAAGCCTGGAGTAACCGGGCGGCGGCGCTGTGGGAAAAAGGCCAGTACGATGCGGCCTTGGAATCTATTAACCGAGCGTTAGAGGCAGACCCCAAAAATGCGATCGCCCAAAGCCTGCAACAGCAGATGCGAAATAAGCTGGGACAGTAAAAAGCCGCGTCTAGACATCCTATACTAAGGGCTTGGTTAGCGACACAGACGAGACATGGGAGATCCTTCACCGCACGAGTATACAGTTCGGCTAGGACGCTGGTTTAGCCTCAGCCTCAGCCGTGGCGTTCTGATTGCCGCCATCCTATTTTGGGTGATTTTGGTAGCCGTCGTGCTCCATCGTCACTACGCTATGTATCCTTCCTATACCTCCTTTGATCAGGGGATCTTTAACCAACTGTTTTGGAATGGAGTCCACGGGGGCAATATCTTCCAAAGCTCTCTGTCTTCAACCTTGTCCACTCCGGTCGTCAAGGATGGGCAGGTTCCAGAGGTGTTCTACCATCGGCTGGGACAACACTTCACCCCCTCCCTCTTACTCTGGCACCCGATTTACTGGCTGTTTCCTTCCCCCATCACCCTGTACATTTTGCTAGTCACGCTGATTGCGATCGCCGGACTGCTGCTCTACCGTCTGGCTCGGATTTATCTGGATGTGCCGCTAGCGACGATAGTGGCAGGGGGTTACTACGCTGCGAATGCGGTGATTGGGCCAAGCGTGGGAAACTTCCATGATTTTTCGCAAATTCCGCTGTTTATCTTCAGCCTACTCATTGCCCTAGAAAAGCGGTGCTGGTGGCTATTTTGGCTAATGGCGGCCTTAATTCTGCTAGTTCGGGAAGATTCCGGCATTATTTTGTTCAGCATTGGGTTTTACTTACTAGCCAGTCGTCGCTTTCCGCGATTGGGCTTGGCAGTGTGTGCCGCGAGTTTTGGCTATGTGCTGCTGGTCACGAACGTGTTTATGCCGATGTTCTCGGAAGACATTTCGCGGCGGTTCATGATGGAACAGTTTGGGCAGTACGTCGATGGCAAAGAAGCCTCTACCGTCCAGGTCATTTTGGGCATTCTCTCCAATCCGCTCCGAGTTCTGTACGATTTAGTGACTCCGTTAGGCGAAACCATCCAATATCTGCTGGGACAATGGTTGCCGTTTATGTTTGTGCCTGCGATATCGCCATCGGCCTGGGCATTGATTGCCTGTCCCCTGCTGCAAACCCTCCTCCGCAAAGATCCGATCGCCCTCTCGATCAACTTACGCTATGCACTGACCCTGGTTCCGGGGCTTTGTTACGGCACGATTCTCTGGTGGTCGGCGCATCCCCTCGCCTGGAAGCCGCGACTGCGCTATGTCTGGATTACCTGCCTCACCCTCTCCATCCTGTTCACGATTACGTCAAACCCCAATCGTTCCCTGTCTTGGCTGATTCCTGACTCGATTAGTCCTCGTGTGTACTTAGCGCCCGCCGCCCAATGGCACCATGCAGGCATCATCCGTTCCTTTATGGCTCAGATTCCGCCTGATGCCAGCGTTTCAACCACAAGCCATATTGTGCCGCACCTCTCCAGCCGCCGCGAGATTGTGCGGTTCCCCGAATTGCAGCTCCGTACCGATGACCAAGAGGTGATTCAAGTAGAGTATGTGCTGCTGGACATGAAGCAACCGCAGCAGTTTCAAGCGGTATTCCCCGATGAGCGCGATCGCCTAGACGCGATGCTGAAGGGAGCCAGCCGCATTGCCGATCGCGACTATGGGGTGATGGGATTTGCCGATGGCGTACTTTTTTTGCAGCGTGGGCAACCCTCAAATAGTGGAGCGTTTGACGAGTGGAAAACCTTCCAACGCGCATTAAAGCGGAATTCCTAGCGGGATCAGCTTCAATCGTCTTCTGGCGGCTGGGCGATCGCCCGCATATCTTCTTCTAACTCCTGGAGTTTTTGCTGAGCCAGGTTTACCAAATCTTTCACTTGTTGGGGTTCGGAGTTTTCAGCGGCCTCAATGGCGTCACTGAGCAAATCCCAGACCAGCATAAATCCAACGATAAGGGAACTGTTCATAGATGAGGGTGAGGGAGATATCCACAGAAAACACAATATAAAACATTAGACGTTAAGAAACCGTAATACCAACTTTGAGTTTTGTTCGCGTTCGCGGAGCCTGTGCCTTTCCCATCAGGGGACTGCGCCCCCTGTGCCCCATCTATACTGTGCCCCATCTATAACAAATAATCTCAGTAGATCACAAACCTTGTTTGGATTCCCCCTACCCTGCCAGCCGCCTTAAGAAAGGGGGGAACCGAGCCAAAGATAGCTTGAAGTCCCCCTTGGAAAGGGGAATTTAGAGGGATCAAAGCCAGGATTCATTGTGAAATACGCCTATTTTCGATCTACTGAATCTAGGAATGGGTATTAGAGATTCAGCCATTCTGCGGACTGTTTTCAGCAGAGTCGTGTTGAACCCTACGAAAACAATATGGGATAGTATAGTAATGTTTAGTTCAATGAAGAAATAAGAGATATCGATGCTGCCGACTGTAACTTGTGAGGAACTGGTAAGCCCATTCAGTTTCTACTTTGAAGACCAGATTCATCAGGGCATGACACATTGGGGGAAACTCTATTTTCAAGTACAGACTTACAGCGAGACCCAGCGAGATAAAGCCTATGAATTGGCGCTTCACCTCTCGCAGCAGGGGGTTTCGAGTGTGATTACTGTTTCTTCAGTCATGCAGCCAACCTGTTATCGTGTTTGGGTAGATTTAAGTGCAGCAAAGGCTGTAGGGAACATGCAAGCCGTGGCCGAAGCTGCATAAGTCACTGCAGCCATCCATAAGATATTGCGAGATTATAGACGGATGGGAGTACTCCCATCCGATTTTTATAGCGTTTAGCCGTATGACTTCTCGAAAATCCCCGCAGCAACGCTCTCAACCCGCGATCGCCCAGATCACCAAACTTGGACAATCGGGACAATTTGCCGAGGCGATCGCCCTGTGTCAGGCCACGCTCCAACAAGACCCGAACTCCCCTCCCATTCTGCACCTTTTAGGACTAGCACTGCTTCAAAGCGGGCAACCGCAGCAGGCATTGGCAGTACTCCAACAGGCGATCGCCCTTGCGCCAGAGGTGCCTGAATTTCAGAATCATTTGGGGGTCGTCCTCTGCCAGTTGGGGCAATGGGAGGCTGGGATCAAGGCCTATCAGCGGGCGATCGCCCTTGCCCCCAATGCCATCGACACGCGGTTTAATCTGGGCTTAGCCCTTCAGAAACAGCAGCAATTCGAAGCCGCGATCGCCGAGTATCAGCAGGTGATTGAACTCAACCCACGCTATGCCGCCGCCCACTACCAGCAGGGAAACTGTTGGCAACAACTTGGCCGTTGGCAACGGGCGATCGCGGCCTATCACATCGCGCTGGAGTGCCAGTCTCCCTACCCCGAAGCGCAGTATAACTTGGGGGTTGCCTTTTATGCCTTGGGCGATCGCGAGGCGGCTCAGCGCTGTTATGACCAGGCATTGCGCGATCGCCCCCAATATGTCGAAGCCTTAAATGCCCTTGGAACGTTGCTTCATGATCGGGGTCAGGCACGAGCGGCCATTGAGCAGTATCAACAGGTTCTCCGCCTCCAACCTAACTATGTGCCTGCGCTGTTCAATCTGGCAAACGTGCAGCAACGCTTAGAACAGTACGACCCTGCCTACGAAACCTATCACCGCATTCTAGAGTTAGACCCCCACCATCCCAAAGCCTTAGATGGACTGGTTGGCATTGTGCGGAAAACGGCACGCTGGAATGAGTTGGCGGGTCTAGAGTCCCGTCTTTGGCAGGTTGTGACCGAACGCTTAGCCTTGGGGACAGACGTTGAGGTGTCTCCTTACAGCAGTTTGTTTATGCCCCTGGGTGCGGCACAGCAACGGGCAATCGCTGAACGCCATGCCACTACCCTCGTTCGCAAATTGGGCGATCGCCTCTCTCTCTTAGATTTGGGTGGGAGCCAGCCATCCCCGACCGATCGCATCCGGCTGGGCTATGTCTCCGGTGATTTTCGCCATCATGCCGTTGCCCAACTGATGCTGCGGTTGTTTGAACTGCACGATCGCCAACAGTTTGAAGTTTTTGCCTATTCCCTTGGCCCGGACGATGACAGTGCCTATCGCCAGAAACTCATGGCGGATTGCGATCGCTTTTTAGATATGCGAGGTCAGACCCTAGAGGCGATCGCTCACCAGATTCGGGCAGATGGAATCCAGATTTTGATCGATCTAGCCGGGTATACCGAGCACGCCTGCCCAGAACTCTTTGCCTTCCGGCCTGCGCCTATTCAGATCACCTACTTGGGCTATCCCGGCACTCTTGGTGCAGACTATATCGACTATATCGTGACCGATCTCGTCGTAACGCCTCCCCCTCTGGCACATACCCTAACCGAGCAATGTCTCTATCTGCCCTACTCCTACCAAATCAACAACAATCAGCAGTTCCGTCCTGACCCTTCCCAAACCCGCCAATCTCTACGAGAACAGGCGGGCTTACCCAAAGATGCCGTTGTCTTTTGCTGCTTCAACAAACTGGAAAAAATAGAGCCGACGATCTTTTCTATCTGGATGTCGATTTTGCAGCAAGTTCCAGCGAGTGTACTGTGGCTGTTGTCCAGTGATCCAGTCATCGATGATCGGGTGCGGGCGATCGCCTCCAGTCACGGTATTGATCCAACCCGCCTATACTTTGCGCCACGCACATCTAAAGAGGAGCACATTACCCGCCACCGCGCCGCCGATCTCTTTCTAGATACTCGCTACTACAACGCCCACACCACCGCCAGCGACGCTCTTTGGGCAGGACTCCCCCTCATCACCCCAGCCGGAGAAACCTTTGCCTCGCGGGTGGCAGCCAGTCTACTCTATGCCGTGCAGTTACCGCAGTTAGTGACGGAAACCCTTCAGGAGTATGAAGATCTGGCCATCTATTTAGCGACCCATTCCGATGAATTGCAGCAGTATCAAGCCCATCTCGACATCCACCGTTTAGATCTACCTCTATTTGACACGCCCCAAACGGTTCGGCACTTGGAACAAGTCTATCTTCTAGCCTGGAACCATCATTGCACCGGACAGCCACCGACCCACCTCCAGGTAAAACTTCCCAGCACCAATGTGTCCACTCCAGGATCTGCGCCCGCAGTGATATCGCAACCCTCCCTGTTACCCACGGTTAATGCTGAAACGAATTTAGACGAAAATCCCGGAGAACCCGTATCCTGCCAAGCCGATGAAGGATTTCAGCACTGGCTGCGTCTATCCGGAGGAGCGATCGCCGTCACCACCTATCAGGCCGGAAAAGTGCTGATGGTGGGCTGGAATGGACAACAGGTAACAATGCTGTTGCGGCAGTTTTCAAAACCGATGGGGATGGCGGTGATGGGCGATCGCATTGCCCTGGCGACCCAGCATGAAGTCGTTCTCTTTGCCAATGCCAAGCCTCTCGCTCACGACTATTTGGAACAGCAGCCCGGACGATACGACACCCTCTATCTCCCGCGAGCCGCTTACTACACAGGCGATCTCAATATCCACGATATGAGCTTTGGACAGGGACGATTGTGGATGGTGAACACTCGCTTTTCCTGTTTGGCCTCCCTCAGCACCGACTATAGTTTTGTCCCCGAATGGCGACCCTCCTTTATTTCAGACCTGGCACCGGAGGATCGCTGTCATCTCAATGGGTTAGCGATGGTGGGCGATCGCCCCAAATACGTCACCGCTCTAGGCGAAACGAACGAAGTAGGGGGATGGCGGGAGAACAAAGCTAAAGGTGGAATCGTGATCGACGTGGACACCAACGAAGTTATCCACCGGGGACTCTCGATGCCCCACTCGCCGCAGTGGTATGAAGGGGCGCTGTGGGTGCTGAATTCGGGAGTCGGGGAACTATGCCGCATTGATGTCCAAAAGGGCGATCGCACCGTCATTTGCGCGTTACCGGGCTTCGGGCGCGGACTTTGCTTTGTGGGGGACTACGCTCTCATGGGTCTATGTCAAATTCGGGAACGACATATTTTTGGTGGATTGCCTGTCCAAGAGCGATTTGCCCAACTGCTGTGCGGGGTTGCCATTGTCAATATCCGCACAGGTGATCAGGTGGGGTTACTCAAGTTTGATAGCGGGTGTCGCGAGCTCTATGACGTGAAATTTTTGCCGGGAATGCTCCGCCCCACCATTTTGAACCTCGACAAACCTGCGGTGCGAGAAGCCTTTACCGCGCCAGAGGTCGCCTACTGGTTGCGTCCCTCTAACTTGATTCACGATGATCCGACAATGTTTGGTTAGCTCCAGCGATCGCCATCAAAATGGGCGCGAAAACGGCGGATTTTGATGCCATGGTAGACATTCAAACTCTCTTCGGTAGAGGAGTTCGTACCCATCAGCAATTTCATAGCGCTAGCCATATCGGTTAGGACATTTTGGTGGGACGACTTCGCCGCCCCACCCAAATGTCCATGTCCTAAGCTAGCTGGCAACAGCTATAACAGCGAAAACGATGGCGTACAGATGGATGCCATACACCATCATTGGATTGACCAAACGGTCTTGAGCCTATAGTTTCTCAATCTCTTCAAACGGTTCCGAGCCTAGCGGACTCGGTGTCCAACCTTGGATATTGGTACGCTTTGCCAACAACGGTTGGGAATGGATGATGGGAAGTCGCACTGCTTCTTCAAAGACGAGGCGATCGACCTCTGCATAAAGCTGTTTGCGAACCTCCATATCGCCTTCAGCACGAGCCTGATCGAGCAGTTCAAAGACTTTCTCGTTTTTCCAGTCGCCGAGATCGCTAGTTGCACCGGGGCCAAAGTGAGCAT is a window encoding:
- a CDS encoding TIGR03032 family protein encodes the protein MTSRKSPQQRSQPAIAQITKLGQSGQFAEAIALCQATLQQDPNSPPILHLLGLALLQSGQPQQALAVLQQAIALAPEVPEFQNHLGVVLCQLGQWEAGIKAYQRAIALAPNAIDTRFNLGLALQKQQQFEAAIAEYQQVIELNPRYAAAHYQQGNCWQQLGRWQRAIAAYHIALECQSPYPEAQYNLGVAFYALGDREAAQRCYDQALRDRPQYVEALNALGTLLHDRGQARAAIEQYQQVLRLQPNYVPALFNLANVQQRLEQYDPAYETYHRILELDPHHPKALDGLVGIVRKTARWNELAGLESRLWQVVTERLALGTDVEVSPYSSLFMPLGAAQQRAIAERHATTLVRKLGDRLSLLDLGGSQPSPTDRIRLGYVSGDFRHHAVAQLMLRLFELHDRQQFEVFAYSLGPDDDSAYRQKLMADCDRFLDMRGQTLEAIAHQIRADGIQILIDLAGYTEHACPELFAFRPAPIQITYLGYPGTLGADYIDYIVTDLVVTPPPLAHTLTEQCLYLPYSYQINNNQQFRPDPSQTRQSLREQAGLPKDAVVFCCFNKLEKIEPTIFSIWMSILQQVPASVLWLLSSDPVIDDRVRAIASSHGIDPTRLYFAPRTSKEEHITRHRAADLFLDTRYYNAHTTASDALWAGLPLITPAGETFASRVAASLLYAVQLPQLVTETLQEYEDLAIYLATHSDELQQYQAHLDIHRLDLPLFDTPQTVRHLEQVYLLAWNHHCTGQPPTHLQVKLPSTNVSTPGSAPAVISQPSLLPTVNAETNLDENPGEPVSCQADEGFQHWLRLSGGAIAVTTYQAGKVLMVGWNGQQVTMLLRQFSKPMGMAVMGDRIALATQHEVVLFANAKPLAHDYLEQQPGRYDTLYLPRAAYYTGDLNIHDMSFGQGRLWMVNTRFSCLASLSTDYSFVPEWRPSFISDLAPEDRCHLNGLAMVGDRPKYVTALGETNEVGGWRENKAKGGIVIDVDTNEVIHRGLSMPHSPQWYEGALWVLNSGVGELCRIDVQKGDRTVICALPGFGRGLCFVGDYALMGLCQIRERHIFGGLPVQERFAQLLCGVAIVNIRTGDQVGLLKFDSGCRELYDVKFLPGMLRPTILNLDKPAVREAFTAPEVAYWLRPSNLIHDDPTMFG
- a CDS encoding DUF2079 domain-containing protein, with the protein product MGDPSPHEYTVRLGRWFSLSLSRGVLIAAILFWVILVAVVLHRHYAMYPSYTSFDQGIFNQLFWNGVHGGNIFQSSLSSTLSTPVVKDGQVPEVFYHRLGQHFTPSLLLWHPIYWLFPSPITLYILLVTLIAIAGLLLYRLARIYLDVPLATIVAGGYYAANAVIGPSVGNFHDFSQIPLFIFSLLIALEKRCWWLFWLMAALILLVREDSGIILFSIGFYLLASRRFPRLGLAVCAASFGYVLLVTNVFMPMFSEDISRRFMMEQFGQYVDGKEASTVQVILGILSNPLRVLYDLVTPLGETIQYLLGQWLPFMFVPAISPSAWALIACPLLQTLLRKDPIALSINLRYALTLVPGLCYGTILWWSAHPLAWKPRLRYVWITCLTLSILFTITSNPNRSLSWLIPDSISPRVYLAPAAQWHHAGIIRSFMAQIPPDASVSTTSHIVPHLSSRREIVRFPELQLRTDDQEVIQVEYVLLDMKQPQQFQAVFPDERDRLDAMLKGASRIADRDYGVMGFADGVLFLQRGQPSNSGAFDEWKTFQRALKRNS